The Euphorbia lathyris chromosome 2, ddEupLath1.1, whole genome shotgun sequence genome includes a window with the following:
- the LOC136217275 gene encoding uncharacterized protein isoform X1 translates to MSIPKELEQVMKLRGGSVLGKKTILKSDHFPGCQNKRLTPQIDGAPNYRRADTLPVHGVAIPTIEGIRNVLKYIGAQKETKGAQVLWFNLREEPVVYINGRPFVLRDVERPFSNLEYTGINRSRVEQMESRLKEDILMEAARYGNKILVTDELPDGQMVDQWEPVSVDSVKTPLEANEELQMEGYLFDFERVPITDEKSPEEPDFDIIVDKIYQANLNTEIMFNCQMGRGRTTTGMVIATLVYLNRIGASGISRTNSVGRIFDTGPTVADNLPNSEEAIRRGEYAVIRSLTRVLEGGVEGKRQVDKVIDKCASMQNLREAIANYRNSILRQPDEMKREALLSFFVEYLERYYFLICFAVYIHSERDALRSSSFGHSSFADWMRARPELYSILRRLLRRDPMGALGYASVKPSLMKIAESADGRPREMGIVAALRNGEVLGSQTVLKSDHCPGCQNPSLPERVDGAPNFREVPGFPVYGVANPTVDGILSVISRIGSCKGGHPVFWHNMREEPVIYINGKPFVLREVERPYKNMLEYTGIERQRVERMEARLKEDILREAGRYGGAIMVIHETEDGQIFDAWEHVSSDSIKTPLEVFKGLEVDGFPIQYARVPITDGKAPKSSDFDTLAVNIASASKDAAFVFNCQMGRGRTTTGTVIACLLKLRIDYGRPFRVLVDDMTHEEVDSGSSSGEENAASVPVSVSRVKAEREQGHAFGIDDILLLWKITRVFENGVECRETLDAIIDRCSALQNLRQAVLHYRKVVNQQHVEPRVRRVALNRGAEYLERYFRLITFAAYLGSEAFDGFCGQGESRMTFKCWLHQRPEVQAMKWSIRLRPGRFFTIPEELRAPQESQHGDAVMEATIKARNGSVLGTGSILKMYFFPGQRTSSHIQIHGAPHVYKVDQYPVYSMATPTIAGAKEMLAYLGAKPKVEGSLARKVILTDLREEAVVYINGTPFVLRELHKPVDTLKHVGITGPLVEHMEARLKEDIISEVRESGGRMLLHREEYNPATNQSCVIGYWENIFVDDVKTPAEVYAALKDEGYVITYKRIPLTREREALASDVDAIQYCKDDSAGSYLFVSHTGFGGVAYAMAITCIRLGVEETSTAVPQTVISKDSVPVVEENLPHQPSHEETLKMGDYRDILSLTRVLMHGPKSKSDVDNVIDKCGGAGHLRDDILYYNKKLRNYPDDDDEQHVHLRDMGIKALRRYFFLITFRSYLYSSKPSETKFKTWMDARPELRYLCNNLRIDK, encoded by the exons ATGTCGATACCGAAAGAATTGGAGCAGGTGATGAAGCTGAGAGGTGGATCAGTTTTAGGGAAGAAAACGATTCTTAAGAGTGACCATTTCCCTGGCTGTCAAAACAAGCGACTTACTCCTCAGATCGATGGCGCTCCCAATTACCGTCgg GCTGACACGTTACCAGTGCACGGTGTGGCAATTCCAACAATTGAGGGAATTCGCAATGTCCTTAAGTATATTGGGGCTCAAAAGGAAACAAAGGGAGCACAAGTTCTTTGGTTTAACCTTCGGGAGGAACCG GTGGTCTACATTAATGGACGTCCTTTTGTTTTACGAGATGTGGAAAGGCCGTTCTCCAATCTGGAGTATACG GGCATCAACAGGTCTAGGGTTGAACAAATGGAGTCTCGTTTAAAAGAAGATATCCTGATGGAAGCTGCAAG ATATGGAAATAAAATACTTGTTACAGATGAATTGCCTGATGGTCAGATGGTCGATCAGTGGGAACCAGTATCGGTTGATTCTGTGAAGACACCACTAGAG GCAAATGAGGAACTGCAAATGGAGGGAtacttgtttgattttgaacgGGTTCCCATAACTGATGAGAAATCACCAGAGGAACCAGATTTTGATATCATT GTTGATAAAATTTATCAAGCAAACTTGAACACAGAAATAATGTTTAATTGTCAAATGGGACGTGGACGGACGACAACTGGAATGGTCATAGCGACTTTGGTTTACCTCAATCGCATTGGAGCGTCTG GTATTTCCCGGACCAATTCAGTAGGAAGAATTTTTGACACGGGTCCTACTGTTGCTGACAATTTGCCAAACTCAGAGGAGGCAATTCGTAGAGGAGAATATGCAGTCATAAGAAGCTTGACAAGGGTTTTAGAG GGTGGGGTAGAAGGAAAAAGACAAGTGGATAAAGTTATTGATAAGTGTGCCTCCATGCAG AACTTGCGTGAAGCAATCGCCAATTACCGCAATAGCATTCTTCGTCAACCAGATGAGATGAAGAGAGAGGCATTGCTTTCATTTTTTGTGGAATACTTGGAAAGATATTACTTTCTCATATGCTTTGCTGTGTACATTCATTCAGAAAGAGATGCTCTTCGTTCCAGTTCTTTTGGACATAGCAGTTTTGCTGACTGGATGAGGGCGCGACCTGAGCTGTATAGCATACTTCGCAG GTTGCTCAGGAGAGATCCAATGGGTGCTCTTGGATATGCAAGTGTGAAGCCCTCTCTGATGAAAATTGCTGAATCTGCTGATGGACGCCCTCGTGAGATGGGCATTGTGGCTGCTTTAAGAAACGGGGAGGTTCTTGGAAGTCAAACTGTTTTAAAGAGTGACCACTGCCCTGGTTGTCAAAATCCAAGTTTACCAGAGAGGGTAGATGGTGCTCCTAACTTCAGAGAAGTTCCTGGATTTCCTGTTTATGGTGTCGCAAATCCTACTGTTGATGGTATTCTCTCTGTCATTAGTAGGATTGGTAGCTGCAAAGGCGGTCACCCTGTTTTTTGGCATAATATGAGAGAAGAACCTGTTATCTACATCAATGGAAAACCATTTGTGCTCCGTGAGGTTGAAAGACCCTACAAGAACATGCTCGAGTACACG GGGATTGAGCGTCAGAGAGTGGAGAGAATGGAAGCTCGATTGAAGGAAGATATCTTACGAGAAGCTGGACGATATGGAGGTGCTATAATGGTCATTCATGAAACAGAGGATGGGCAAATTTTTGATGCTTGGGAGCATGTTAGTTCTGATTCCATTAAGACTCCTCTGGAAGTCTTTAAGGGCCTAGAGGTTGATGGATTCCCCATTCAGTATGCACGTGTGCCAATCACAGATGGTAAAGCGCCAAAAAGTTCAGATTTCGACACATTAGCAGTAAATATTGCTTCTGCTTCAAAGGATGCTGCTTTTGTTTTCAATTGCCAG ATGGGGAGGGGAAGGACAACCACTGGCACTGTAATTGCTTGCCTTCTGAAACTGAGGATAGATTATGGTAGACCATTTAGAGTCCTAGTTGATGATATGACCCATGAAGAGGTGGATAGTGGCAGCTCAAGTGGTGAGGAAAATGCTGCCTCGGTACCTGTTAGCGTTAGCAGAGTAAAAGCTGAAAGAGAGCAAGGTCATGCTTTTGGCATAGATGATATATTGCTGCTATGGAAAATAACAAGGGTATTTGAAAATGGGGTCGAATGCCGGGAGACCTTAGATGCTATCATTGATAGATGCTCTGCACTGCAGAACCTACGACAAGCTGTTCTGCACTACAGAAAGGTTGTCAACCAACAGCATGTTGAGCCAAGGGTGAGGAGAGTGGCATTGAACCGGGGTGCTGAATACCTGGAGCGCTATTTTCGTTTAATTACTTTTGCAGCTTATCTTGGAAGTGAAGCATTTGATGGATTTTGTGGGCAAGGAGAATCGAGGATGACGTTTAAGTGTTGGTTGCATCAAAGGCCTGAGGTCCAAGCAATGAAATGGAGCATAAGATTAAGGCCTGGGAGATTTTTCACCATCCCG GAGGAGTTGAGAGCACCACAGGAATCCCAGCATGGAGATGCAGTAATGGAGGCAACTATCAAGGCCCGTAATGGTTCAGTTCTGGGAACAGGCTCTATACTTAAAATGTATTTCTTTCCTGGACAAAGAACTTCCAGTCACATTCAAATTCATGGAGCACCACACGTTTACAAG GTGGATCAATACCCTGTGTATAGCATGGCGACACCAACAATTGCTGGTGCTAAAGAGATGCTAGCATATTTAGGCGCGAAGCCCAAGGTAGAAGGTTCACTTGCACGGAAAGTGATATTGACTGATCTCAGAGAAGAAGCGGTAGTTTACATCAACGGAACACCATTTGTCCTTAGGGAGCTACATAAACCTGTTGATACACTCAAGCATGTTGGAATTACTGGTCCATTG GTGGAGCATATGGAGGCACGACTTAAAGAAGATATAATATCTGAGGTGAGAGAATCAGGAGGTAGAATGCTTTTACATCGTGAAGAGTATAATCCAGCAACAAATCAGTCCTGTGTCATAGGATACTGGGAAAACATTTTTGTCGATGATGTGAAGACACCAGCTGAAGTTTATGCTGCTCTGAAAGATGAGGGTTATGTAATAACCTACAAGAGAATACCATTGACTCGAGAGAGAGAGGCTTTGGCTTCTGACGTTGATGCAATCCAATATTGTAAAGATGA CTCTGCAGGGAGTTACCTCTTTGTTTCCCATACCGGATTTGGTGGTGTTGCCTATGCAATGGCAATCACTTGTATTAGACTTGGGGTAGAGGAAACCTCTACAGCCGTTCCACAAACAGTGATTAGTAAAGACTCAGTTCCTGTGGTCGAAGAGAACTTGCCGCATCAACCATCTCATGAAGAAACACTCAAGATGGGTGATTACCGTGACATACTAAGTCTTACAAGAGTTCTCATGCATGGACCAAAAAGCAAATCAGATGTCGACAACGTTATTGACAA GTGTGGAGGTGCCGGGCATTTACGTGATGACATTCTATATTACAATAAGAAACTCAGAAATTATCCCGACGATGATGACGAACAACACGTGCACCTCAGGGATATGGGCATTAAGGCATTACG GCGGTACTTCTTTCTCATTACATTCAGATCCTACCTATATAGTTCTAAACCAAGTGAAACAAAATTCAAAACTTGGATGGATGCAAGACCCGAATTAAGATATCTATGTAATAATCTCCGAATCGATAAGTAA
- the LOC136217273 gene encoding glucose-1-phosphate adenylyltransferase large subunit 1-like gives MAVAGLQGFMSLSSSGIHSSHYDMCLSSSFLGQNVISIGHSQCSVSGFQLGKINFPRKMYKSTTKFSITSVLADVTNDYMNYQQPQVIGKPDADPKTVASIILGGGAGTRLFPLTRRRAKPAVPIGGCYRLIDVPMSNCINSGINKIYILTQFNSQSLNCHIARTYNSGNGVNFGDGFVEVLAATQTPGESGKKWFQGTADAVRQFIWLFEDTKHSHIENIIILSGDHLYRMDYMDFLQKHIDSGADISVSCLPVDDSRASDFGLIKIDETGQIRQFLEKPKGENLKSMRVDTTALGLSASEAKKLPYVASMGIYMFKTDVLLKLLRWHYPTANDFGSEIIPLAAKDYNVQAYLFNGYWEDIGTIKSFFDANLALTDQPPRFHFFDPLKPIFTCPRFLPPTKIEQCRVKDSIISHGCFLRECSVDHSIVGIRSRLEYGVELKDTMMMGADYYETEAEIAASLAEGKVPIGVGQDTKIMNCIIDKNARIGKNVVIANKDHVEEAERPSDGFYIRSGIAVVLKNAIIKDGTII, from the exons ATGGCAGTGGCTGGTTTACAAGGATTCATGTCATTATCTTCTTCTGGGATACATTCATCTCATTACGATATGTGTCTTTCATCCTCATTCCTTGGCCAAAATGTGATCAGCATTGGACATTCACAATGTTCAGTTTCTGGTTTTCAATTAGGAAAGATCAATTTTCCAAGGAAAATGTACAAGTCTACCACAAAGTTCTCTATTACTTCTGTTCTAGCTGATGTTACTAACGATTATATG AATTACCAGCAGCCACAAGTGATTGGAAAACCAGATGCAGACCCAAAAACTGTTGCCTCTATCATTCTCGGTGGTGGAGCTGGAACAAGGCTTTTTCCTCTCACTCGCAGAAGGGCTAAACCCGCT GTTCCTATTGGGGGGTGTTATAGATTGATTGATGTCCCAATGAGTAATTGCATTAACAGTGGAATCAACAAAATTTACATCCTTACACAGTTCAATTCTCAATCTCTTAACTGCCATATTGCTCGAACATATAATTCGGGGAACGGTGTAAACTTTGGTGATGGATTTGTTGAG GTATTAGCAGCTACTCAAACGCCGGGAGAATCTGGAAAGAAGTGGTTTCAGGGAACAGCTGATGCTGTAAGACAATTTATCTGGTTGTTTGAG GACACTAAGCATAGCCACATTGAAAACATTATTATACTGTCCGGCGATCATCTATATCGAATGGATTACATGGACTTTTTGCAG AAGCACATTGATTCAGGTGCTGACATATCTGTCTCTTGTCTCCCAGTTGATGACAG TCGTGCCTCAGATTTTGGGTTGATAAAGATTGATGAAACAGGACAGATCAGGCAATTCCTTGAGAAGCCCAAGGGTGAAAATTTGAAATCTATG AGAGTAGACACAACTGCCCTAGGATTATCTGCTTCAGAAGCAAAGAAACTCCCTTATGTTGCATCAATGGGTATATATATGTTCAAGACAGATGTTCTACTAAAACTTCTCAG GTGGCATTATCCAACAGCGAACGATTTTGGATCAGAAATTATTCCATTGGCTGCAAAAGATTATAATGTTCAG GCATACCTATTCAATGGCTACTGGGAAGATATTGGAACAATAAAATCTTTCTTTGATGCCAACTTGGCTTTAACAGATCAG CCGCCCAGGTTTCACTTCTTTGATCCACTCAAGCCAATCTTCACATGTCCCCGGTTTCTACCACCAACTAAGATAGAGCAATGCAGG GTGAAGGATTCTATAATTTCACACGGCTGCTTCTTGAGGGAGTGTAGCGTTGATCATTCCATTgtggggatccgctcaagactCGAATATGGTGTCGAGCTGAAG GATACAATGATGATGGGTGCTGACTATTATGAAACTGAGGCAGAGATAGCAGCCTCTTTAGCCGAAGGAAAAGTTCCGATAGGCGTTGGACAAGATACCAAGATTAT GAATTGCATAATTGACAAGAATGCAAGAATTGGGAAGAATGTGGTCATAGCAAACAAGGAT CATGTGGAAGAGGCAGAAAGACCATCCGACGGATTCTACATTAGATCAGGAATAGCTGTGGTGTTGAAAAACGCCATCATAAAGGACGGTACCATCATATag
- the LOC136217275 gene encoding uncharacterized protein isoform X2: protein MSIPKELEQVMKLRGGSVLGKKTILKSDHFPGCQNKRLTPQIDGAPNYRRADTLPVHGVAIPTIEGIRNVLKYIGAQKETKGAQVLWFNLREEPVVYINGRPFVLRDVERPFSNLEYTGINRSRVEQMESRLKEDILMEAARYGNKILVTDELPDGQMVDQWEPVSVDSVKTPLEANEELQMEGYLFDFERVPITDEKSPEEPDFDIIVDKIYQANLNTEIMFNCQMGRGRTTTGMVIATLVYLNRIGASGISRTNSVGRIFDTGPTVADNLPNSEEAIRRGEYAVIRSLTRVLEGGVEGKRQVDKVIDKCASMQNLREAIANYRNSILRQPDEMKREALLSFFVEYLERYYFLICFAVYIHSERDALRSSSFGHSSFADWMRARPELYSILRRLLRRDPMGALGYASVKPSLMKIAESADGRPREMGIVAALRNGEVLGSQTVLKSDHCPGCQNPSLPERVDGAPNFREVPGFPVYGVANPTVDGILSVISRIGSCKGGHPVFWHNMREEPVIYINGKPFVLREVERPYKNMLEYTGIERQRVERMEARLKEDILREAGRYGGAIMVIHETEDGQIFDAWEHVSSDSIKTPLEVFKGLEVDGFPIQYARVPITDGKAPKSSDFDTLAVNIASASKDAAFVFNCQMGRGRTTTGTVIACLLKLRIDYGRPFRVLVDDMTHEEVDSGSSSGEENAASVPVSVSRVKAEREQGHAFGIDDILLLWKITRVFENGVECRETLDAIIDRCSALQNLRQAVLHYRKVVNQQHVEPRVRRVALNRGAEYLERYFRLITFAAYLGSEAFDGFCGQGESRMTFKCWLHQRPEVQAMKWSIRLRPGRFFTIPEELRAPQESQHGDAVMEATIKARNGSVLGTGSILKMYFFPGQRTSSHIQIHGAPHVYKVDQYPVYSMATPTIAGAKEMLAYLGAKPKVEGSLARKVILTDLREEAVVYINGTPFVLRELHKPVDTLKHVGITGPLVEHMEARLKEDIISEVRESGGRMLLHREEYNPATNQSCVIGYWENIFVDDVKTPAEVYAALKDEGYVITYKRIPLTREREALASDVDAIQYCKDEELPLCFPYRIWWCCLCNGNHLY from the exons ATGTCGATACCGAAAGAATTGGAGCAGGTGATGAAGCTGAGAGGTGGATCAGTTTTAGGGAAGAAAACGATTCTTAAGAGTGACCATTTCCCTGGCTGTCAAAACAAGCGACTTACTCCTCAGATCGATGGCGCTCCCAATTACCGTCgg GCTGACACGTTACCAGTGCACGGTGTGGCAATTCCAACAATTGAGGGAATTCGCAATGTCCTTAAGTATATTGGGGCTCAAAAGGAAACAAAGGGAGCACAAGTTCTTTGGTTTAACCTTCGGGAGGAACCG GTGGTCTACATTAATGGACGTCCTTTTGTTTTACGAGATGTGGAAAGGCCGTTCTCCAATCTGGAGTATACG GGCATCAACAGGTCTAGGGTTGAACAAATGGAGTCTCGTTTAAAAGAAGATATCCTGATGGAAGCTGCAAG ATATGGAAATAAAATACTTGTTACAGATGAATTGCCTGATGGTCAGATGGTCGATCAGTGGGAACCAGTATCGGTTGATTCTGTGAAGACACCACTAGAG GCAAATGAGGAACTGCAAATGGAGGGAtacttgtttgattttgaacgGGTTCCCATAACTGATGAGAAATCACCAGAGGAACCAGATTTTGATATCATT GTTGATAAAATTTATCAAGCAAACTTGAACACAGAAATAATGTTTAATTGTCAAATGGGACGTGGACGGACGACAACTGGAATGGTCATAGCGACTTTGGTTTACCTCAATCGCATTGGAGCGTCTG GTATTTCCCGGACCAATTCAGTAGGAAGAATTTTTGACACGGGTCCTACTGTTGCTGACAATTTGCCAAACTCAGAGGAGGCAATTCGTAGAGGAGAATATGCAGTCATAAGAAGCTTGACAAGGGTTTTAGAG GGTGGGGTAGAAGGAAAAAGACAAGTGGATAAAGTTATTGATAAGTGTGCCTCCATGCAG AACTTGCGTGAAGCAATCGCCAATTACCGCAATAGCATTCTTCGTCAACCAGATGAGATGAAGAGAGAGGCATTGCTTTCATTTTTTGTGGAATACTTGGAAAGATATTACTTTCTCATATGCTTTGCTGTGTACATTCATTCAGAAAGAGATGCTCTTCGTTCCAGTTCTTTTGGACATAGCAGTTTTGCTGACTGGATGAGGGCGCGACCTGAGCTGTATAGCATACTTCGCAG GTTGCTCAGGAGAGATCCAATGGGTGCTCTTGGATATGCAAGTGTGAAGCCCTCTCTGATGAAAATTGCTGAATCTGCTGATGGACGCCCTCGTGAGATGGGCATTGTGGCTGCTTTAAGAAACGGGGAGGTTCTTGGAAGTCAAACTGTTTTAAAGAGTGACCACTGCCCTGGTTGTCAAAATCCAAGTTTACCAGAGAGGGTAGATGGTGCTCCTAACTTCAGAGAAGTTCCTGGATTTCCTGTTTATGGTGTCGCAAATCCTACTGTTGATGGTATTCTCTCTGTCATTAGTAGGATTGGTAGCTGCAAAGGCGGTCACCCTGTTTTTTGGCATAATATGAGAGAAGAACCTGTTATCTACATCAATGGAAAACCATTTGTGCTCCGTGAGGTTGAAAGACCCTACAAGAACATGCTCGAGTACACG GGGATTGAGCGTCAGAGAGTGGAGAGAATGGAAGCTCGATTGAAGGAAGATATCTTACGAGAAGCTGGACGATATGGAGGTGCTATAATGGTCATTCATGAAACAGAGGATGGGCAAATTTTTGATGCTTGGGAGCATGTTAGTTCTGATTCCATTAAGACTCCTCTGGAAGTCTTTAAGGGCCTAGAGGTTGATGGATTCCCCATTCAGTATGCACGTGTGCCAATCACAGATGGTAAAGCGCCAAAAAGTTCAGATTTCGACACATTAGCAGTAAATATTGCTTCTGCTTCAAAGGATGCTGCTTTTGTTTTCAATTGCCAG ATGGGGAGGGGAAGGACAACCACTGGCACTGTAATTGCTTGCCTTCTGAAACTGAGGATAGATTATGGTAGACCATTTAGAGTCCTAGTTGATGATATGACCCATGAAGAGGTGGATAGTGGCAGCTCAAGTGGTGAGGAAAATGCTGCCTCGGTACCTGTTAGCGTTAGCAGAGTAAAAGCTGAAAGAGAGCAAGGTCATGCTTTTGGCATAGATGATATATTGCTGCTATGGAAAATAACAAGGGTATTTGAAAATGGGGTCGAATGCCGGGAGACCTTAGATGCTATCATTGATAGATGCTCTGCACTGCAGAACCTACGACAAGCTGTTCTGCACTACAGAAAGGTTGTCAACCAACAGCATGTTGAGCCAAGGGTGAGGAGAGTGGCATTGAACCGGGGTGCTGAATACCTGGAGCGCTATTTTCGTTTAATTACTTTTGCAGCTTATCTTGGAAGTGAAGCATTTGATGGATTTTGTGGGCAAGGAGAATCGAGGATGACGTTTAAGTGTTGGTTGCATCAAAGGCCTGAGGTCCAAGCAATGAAATGGAGCATAAGATTAAGGCCTGGGAGATTTTTCACCATCCCG GAGGAGTTGAGAGCACCACAGGAATCCCAGCATGGAGATGCAGTAATGGAGGCAACTATCAAGGCCCGTAATGGTTCAGTTCTGGGAACAGGCTCTATACTTAAAATGTATTTCTTTCCTGGACAAAGAACTTCCAGTCACATTCAAATTCATGGAGCACCACACGTTTACAAG GTGGATCAATACCCTGTGTATAGCATGGCGACACCAACAATTGCTGGTGCTAAAGAGATGCTAGCATATTTAGGCGCGAAGCCCAAGGTAGAAGGTTCACTTGCACGGAAAGTGATATTGACTGATCTCAGAGAAGAAGCGGTAGTTTACATCAACGGAACACCATTTGTCCTTAGGGAGCTACATAAACCTGTTGATACACTCAAGCATGTTGGAATTACTGGTCCATTG GTGGAGCATATGGAGGCACGACTTAAAGAAGATATAATATCTGAGGTGAGAGAATCAGGAGGTAGAATGCTTTTACATCGTGAAGAGTATAATCCAGCAACAAATCAGTCCTGTGTCATAGGATACTGGGAAAACATTTTTGTCGATGATGTGAAGACACCAGCTGAAGTTTATGCTGCTCTGAAAGATGAGGGTTATGTAATAACCTACAAGAGAATACCATTGACTCGAGAGAGAGAGGCTTTGGCTTCTGACGTTGATGCAATCCAATATTGTAAAGATGA GGAGTTACCTCTTTGTTTCCCATACCGGATTTGGTGGTGTTGCCTATGCAATGGCAATCACTTGTATTAG